From Eleftheria terrae, the proteins below share one genomic window:
- the imuA gene encoding translesion DNA synthesis-associated protein ImuA has translation MSAAAPSPSRVPADRCAETVLDSLDPAIECSLWRGTELSCGEQRTVSTGFDGLDAELPGGGWPLGAVTEILQPQAALAEWRLLGPGLRQLATAERPLWLVGAPHAPYCPGLRLAGLPETHLIRVRVDTPAERLWATEQAVKADGLGAVLAWLPQVRPAQIRRLQACAAQADMPVFLMRPELALRDASAAPLRLVVSLGDAWTLHVQIAKRRGPVHEDQLSLPAVSPQLARLAAARFQSIGRNVVERYQVGSARTGSPYPALVTDHAVAE, from the coding sequence ATGTCTGCCGCCGCTCCCTCTCCGTCACGTGTGCCTGCCGACCGGTGTGCCGAGACCGTTCTGGATTCACTCGATCCAGCGATCGAGTGTTCACTGTGGCGCGGCACCGAGCTGTCGTGCGGCGAGCAGCGGACTGTGAGTACCGGCTTCGACGGCCTGGATGCTGAACTACCGGGTGGGGGTTGGCCCCTGGGCGCGGTGACAGAAATCCTGCAGCCGCAGGCCGCTCTGGCGGAATGGCGACTGCTCGGGCCGGGACTGCGCCAGCTGGCGACCGCAGAGCGTCCCTTGTGGCTGGTGGGGGCGCCCCATGCACCCTACTGTCCCGGGCTGCGTTTGGCTGGCCTTCCTGAAACCCACTTGATTCGGGTGCGTGTCGACACCCCGGCCGAGCGGCTGTGGGCAACCGAGCAAGCGGTCAAGGCCGACGGTCTGGGTGCCGTGCTGGCTTGGCTGCCCCAGGTGCGGCCGGCGCAAATCCGCCGATTGCAAGCCTGTGCAGCTCAAGCCGACATGCCCGTCTTCTTGATGCGGCCGGAGCTTGCCCTGCGTGATGCTTCCGCGGCGCCACTGCGGCTGGTGGTATCGCTCGGTGACGCATGGACGCTGCACGTGCAGATCGCAAAGCGTCGCGGCCCAGTTCATGAAGATCAGTTATCGCTTCCCGCTGTGTCGCCTCAGTTGGCACGGCTCGCGGCGGCCCGCTTTCAGTCCATCGGCCGTAATGTTGTGGAGCGCTATCAAGTTGGATCGGCAAGGACTGGTTCTCCTTACCCCGCGCTTGTCACCGACCACGCTGTTGCGGAATAA
- a CDS encoding type I secretion system permease/ATPase yields the protein MMASHPQQAESAGLARLQALCLIARLHHVAADPAALLHQLGKAPSETLSTQDLLLAAKHLGLKAKLSRTTAERLPLAALPALALLKDGRLVVLAQCDGQRVLFQDTSVEASRPTIEPLEVFAAQWTGELILITSRASLTGALAKFDFSWFIPSLIKHRKLLGEVLLISLFLQLFALISPLFFQVVMDKVLVHRGVTTLDVLIIGLLVVVTFESVLNALRTYVFSHTTSRIDVELGARLFRHLVQLPLAYFQARRVGDSVARIRELENIRSFLTGNALTLVLDLLFSTLFIAVMFAYSVPLTLIVLLSVPLYVGLSLLVVPVLRARLNEKFARGAENQSMLVETVSAIQTVKATALEPAMARRWDDQLAAYVSAGFRTQTLASFANEGVNLIGKLVNAATLWYGAHLVMDNELTVGMFVAFNMFAQRVAQPIMRMAQMWTDFQQTGISMARLGDILNTRTEVPPTNAAQLPPVKGRVTLDQVVFRYRPEAAPVLNGITLDIRPGEVIGIVGRSGSGKSTLTKLVQRLYTPEQGRLLVDGIDISLIDAAQLRRQVGVVLQENLLFNRSVRENIAIIDPAAPIEAVVRAAQLAGAHDFISELPEGYDTVVGEQGASLSGGQRQRIAIARALFNSPRILIFDEATSALDYESEAIVQRNMAAICKGRTVLIIAHRLSAVRHAHRIVVMDKGRIVEMGPHDQLIAKDKGLYAHLWRMQGGQGGAA from the coding sequence ATGATGGCGTCGCACCCGCAGCAAGCCGAGAGTGCGGGCCTCGCTCGGCTGCAAGCCCTGTGTCTCATTGCTCGCCTGCACCATGTGGCTGCCGATCCAGCGGCCCTCCTCCACCAGCTCGGCAAGGCTCCCAGTGAAACCCTGAGCACGCAGGACCTGCTGCTCGCTGCCAAGCACCTCGGCCTCAAGGCCAAGCTAAGCCGCACGACCGCAGAACGCCTTCCGCTGGCCGCCCTGCCCGCTCTGGCCCTGCTCAAGGACGGCCGCCTGGTGGTGCTGGCCCAATGCGACGGCCAGCGCGTGCTGTTCCAGGACACCAGCGTCGAAGCCAGTCGGCCCACCATCGAGCCGCTGGAGGTATTCGCCGCCCAATGGACCGGCGAGCTGATCCTGATCACCAGCCGCGCCTCGCTCACCGGTGCACTGGCCAAGTTCGACTTCAGTTGGTTCATCCCCAGCCTGATCAAGCACCGCAAGCTGCTGGGCGAGGTGCTGCTGATCTCGTTGTTCCTGCAGCTCTTTGCGCTCATCTCGCCGCTGTTCTTCCAAGTGGTCATGGACAAGGTGCTGGTGCACCGCGGCGTGACCACGCTCGATGTGCTGATCATCGGCCTGCTGGTGGTGGTCACGTTCGAGAGCGTGCTCAACGCGCTGCGCACCTACGTGTTCAGCCACACCACCAGCCGCATCGATGTCGAGCTCGGCGCCCGACTGTTCCGTCACCTGGTACAGCTCCCGCTGGCCTACTTCCAGGCTCGCCGCGTGGGTGACTCGGTGGCTCGCATCCGGGAGTTGGAGAACATCCGCAGCTTCCTCACCGGCAACGCACTCACCCTGGTGCTGGACCTGCTGTTCTCGACCCTCTTCATTGCGGTGATGTTCGCCTACAGCGTGCCGCTGACGCTGATCGTGCTGCTGTCGGTGCCGCTGTACGTGGGCTTGAGCCTGCTGGTGGTGCCGGTGCTGCGCGCCCGGCTCAACGAGAAGTTCGCCCGCGGCGCCGAGAACCAGTCGATGCTGGTGGAAACCGTCAGCGCCATCCAGACCGTGAAGGCCACCGCGCTGGAGCCGGCCATGGCCCGCCGCTGGGACGACCAGCTGGCGGCCTATGTGTCGGCGGGCTTTCGCACGCAGACGCTGGCGAGCTTTGCCAACGAGGGCGTGAACCTGATCGGCAAGCTGGTGAACGCTGCCACCCTCTGGTATGGCGCTCACCTGGTGATGGACAACGAACTGACGGTCGGCATGTTCGTGGCCTTCAACATGTTCGCCCAGCGGGTGGCGCAGCCCATCATGCGCATGGCGCAGATGTGGACGGACTTCCAGCAAACGGGCATTTCGATGGCGCGGCTGGGCGACATCCTCAACACCCGCACCGAGGTGCCGCCGACCAATGCGGCCCAGTTGCCGCCGGTGAAGGGCCGGGTGACGCTGGACCAGGTGGTCTTCCGCTACCGGCCTGAGGCCGCTCCGGTGCTCAACGGCATCACGCTGGACATCCGGCCGGGCGAGGTGATCGGCATCGTCGGCCGCTCGGGATCGGGCAAGAGCACGCTGACCAAGCTGGTGCAGCGGCTGTACACGCCGGAGCAAGGCCGGCTGCTGGTGGACGGCATCGACATCAGCCTGATCGACGCCGCTCAGCTGCGCCGCCAGGTGGGGGTGGTGCTGCAGGAGAACCTGCTGTTCAACCGCAGCGTGCGGGAGAACATCGCCATCATCGATCCCGCCGCTCCGATCGAGGCGGTGGTGCGGGCGGCCCAGCTGGCCGGCGCGCATGACTTCATCAGCGAGCTGCCGGAAGGCTACGACACCGTCGTGGGGGAGCAAGGCGCCAGCCTCTCGGGCGGGCAGCGCCAGCGCATCGCGATTGCCCGTGCGCTGTTCAACAGCCCCCGCATCCTGATCTTTGACGAAGCGACGAGTGCGTTGGACTACGAGAGCGAGGCGATCGTGCAGCGCAACATGGCCGCGATCTGCAAGGGCCGCACGGTGTTGATCATCGCGCACCGGCTGAGCGCGGTGCGGCATGCCCACCGGATTGTGGTGATGGACAAGGGACGCATCGTGGAGATGGGGCCGCATGATCAGCTGATCGCCAAG
- a CDS encoding calcium-binding protein, whose product MATLTYDRGVCSTAAGTFQFTEAQIARIRAAYEAQKNKHSDVGAGVPLYQLILDCIKTTDANGNEAPRPDVDPSVYAWIKGAVDVNSGTGFYADYIREYTRVQYELRGGAGDSNLRNQQASNMIAFNLAADVIRSTDRTLPSIVGLGAIDAGAAASLVFSGLADYGADGDYAGWAGTELFPFLSYGSTFYQDLLLRSDRASGSAGDVFTQFKHETGTYDLIASIQAHQTIAFDVGNRNIFEGLKAYFGWGSAPISDRSDLAAATTSFFNDYYKINTVRVGEFTVFRPSLGTVVTDVVDFKVGKMTGDTIDAKGSDVINAGRGDDTVNLFAGNYRNGVVDGGEGKDVLKLAGVMGTIVLDGRSFKGDQKEFDFRFVYNDSQNYYSIEKLDIQLMSAVKLKIDSAGSALKGLESIKLGENDNNELDASTDRKVVIKDSGGGKSSVRLDGAEKAFELQGIAKFTGSNEDDQVEGGDAQNVIKGKQGNDTLKGGGGADQLYGDENDDLLDGGAENDLLYGGTGFDRYIFDGSFGNDKVSDSDGQGALIVGNVTLTGGKRKEGKAFYEDEASGTVYARYGGTVSIAKRGAKGTVTLTDWSDGDLGIRLVDEIPKPKRITSPIVLDLDGDGVETTSKASGVHFDHAGDSFAELTGWVGADDALLVRDLDGDGRITSGKELFGSETSLKSGAKAAHGFAALGELDENSDKKIDSLDGGYASLAVWRDKNGNGVTDAGELVALADAGIRSINTAHTASKVIDAQGNEHRQIGSFTSVDGSVRSATDVWFAVDTADSVSTEPRHDVPADIEVLPDIEGYGKLKSLHQAMVEDEALRRLVREFVETTVRERRDILVRDILWRWTGADRFTAGSRGLHMGDGRWLYMVEAITGAGFTQYAGLNGGDASKPGPSAAVDIRSISRELYEAMYAKLSSQSILAPLFKEIACSWSDESGQFVYDYSAVSQKIISALKLDRAAGLNMLGDFVRALHGDRLFTPEVHASLKLLFQSQGADALAVVEAKPETGFGLDASGPRQGDDMILGTSAADQIFGYTGNDVLRGLDGNDELTGWTGNDVLEGGAGNDSLYGNDGADTYLFGSGWGQDTIYNMDGDGPGINADKVVFGAAIDPGQMEVSRDGSHLILSLKGTSDRLTIRDFFAKAEVGSTSIDRFEFAGGVVWTPETIDRILLVNGSGAGYLRGSSSGDVLTGSAGNDVVEAAGGHDTLRGGGGSDELFGQEGNDTLDGGAGADLLDGGNEDDTYVFGLGSGHDVIREGILDGSEGGFDTLRITGVAPAAVKVSRDRTDVLIALPGHVEGQTYVYDSVRLQDVISPSAEKTSGIDRVVFDDGSVWTMDQIKKMLVEGTDGDDLIQGFAGSDSIDGRAGNDHLIGLGGADTLLGGAGNDHLDGGDGDDYLDGGSGNDVLIGGRGQNLYLLTPGSGEDVIGVIGVDGGKDIVLVPSEIGLDNVEVLRDGGDLVFRLKGTLDSIRFPAILKNGGEIVRGYAIELRSQSGESRDLDALKIGLLRGGDGDDKLFGYSSDDVLTGGAGDDILQGEEGSDMLEGGSGADVLLGGAGDDQLEGGDGIDDLTGGLGNDRLAGGAGDDLLHNDEGNDTFVFGFGDGNDVVYEGDFGESRDRVVLKEGVLPEHVTLEWGDSLGFDEVRLRLTPTGESISFRVDLTGKDHGIDSVEFADGTVWTASYLREQLNRPTEGADRINGTSEGEVIRGFGGNDTISAGDGDDVVTGGAGDDVVSTGPGADTIVFNRGDGVDSYSNYGEFRAEEDVPDRLVFGEGISQDEVKVWRGIYDSLVVTVGGLSDRLEFVGLLSQPAALSTIRFADGGVWTGERIYANFAGTIGSEGGDVLSADEGAHVVYALGGDDSLSGSMGNDVLDGGSGKDIMDGSGGDDVYIVDNTSDRVREREGAGHDRIESSITYTLPNQIDSEVEDLWLTGSSHINATGNALNNELRGNDGNNRLNGGAGADNMSGGKGDDTYVVDNTLDLVTEAANAGFDKVESSISYVLGANLESLALTGSAAISGTGNDLANTLLGNGAANRLDGGKGADQMTGGAGNDVYVVDNAGDVVTEAGSAGVDTIESSISWKLNDNVENLTLTGSTSLNGTGNSLSNTLQGNAAANTLDGGVGIDTLIGGRGNDVYLVDHTNDKVTESVGEGIDTVRSSATYTLAAESEIEVLELTGSGTINGTGNKFDNTLWGNDGANLLKGGEGNDTYRGRGGNDTLYDTSTTSNDVYIWGRQGGADNVTDVGGTDRLSILAGVTADQVWLRKNGNHLELSVIGTTDTLTVTNWYLNPANRLESFVLADQKALSAANVQKLVDAMASFAPPAGGQTTLPPNYQSSLGATIAANWV is encoded by the coding sequence ATGGCAACCTTGACCTATGACCGCGGCGTCTGTAGCACCGCTGCTGGCACCTTTCAATTCACAGAAGCTCAGATCGCACGGATTAGGGCGGCCTACGAGGCGCAGAAGAACAAGCACAGCGATGTCGGGGCCGGCGTGCCGCTGTACCAGCTGATTCTCGATTGCATTAAAACCACCGACGCCAACGGCAATGAGGCGCCGCGGCCCGATGTCGACCCCTCTGTCTATGCATGGATCAAGGGCGCGGTTGACGTCAACAGCGGCACGGGCTTCTACGCAGACTATATTCGCGAGTACACGCGTGTGCAGTATGAGCTGCGCGGCGGGGCAGGCGATTCAAACCTGCGTAACCAGCAGGCGTCGAATATGATTGCCTTTAACCTCGCCGCAGACGTGATCCGGTCCACCGATCGCACTTTGCCGAGTATTGTCGGCCTCGGTGCCATTGACGCGGGTGCTGCAGCTTCGCTGGTGTTCAGCGGGCTGGCTGACTACGGCGCCGATGGCGACTATGCGGGCTGGGCCGGTACTGAGCTGTTCCCTTTCCTCAGCTACGGCTCGACCTTCTACCAGGATCTGCTATTGCGCAGCGACCGAGCCAGCGGCTCGGCTGGTGACGTTTTCACTCAGTTCAAGCATGAGACGGGCACCTACGACCTAATCGCGTCAATCCAGGCACATCAAACGATCGCGTTCGACGTTGGCAATCGAAATATCTTCGAAGGGCTCAAAGCCTATTTCGGTTGGGGCAGCGCACCGATTTCTGACCGGAGCGATCTCGCAGCAGCGACAACGAGCTTCTTCAACGATTACTACAAGATCAACACTGTTCGCGTCGGGGAGTTCACCGTATTCCGGCCGTCGCTAGGCACCGTCGTCACTGACGTGGTGGACTTCAAGGTCGGCAAGATGACCGGCGACACTATCGACGCAAAGGGTAGCGACGTCATCAACGCCGGTCGTGGGGACGACACCGTCAATCTATTTGCGGGCAACTACCGAAACGGCGTTGTTGACGGCGGCGAGGGCAAGGATGTGCTCAAGCTGGCCGGTGTGATGGGCACAATCGTGCTCGACGGGCGCAGCTTCAAGGGGGATCAGAAGGAGTTTGACTTCCGATTCGTCTACAACGATTCACAAAACTACTACAGCATCGAGAAGCTGGACATCCAGCTGATGAGCGCGGTCAAGCTGAAGATTGACAGCGCCGGCTCGGCGCTGAAGGGCCTTGAATCGATCAAGCTCGGCGAGAACGACAACAACGAACTCGATGCCAGCACGGACCGCAAAGTGGTTATTAAGGATTCCGGCGGTGGCAAGAGCTCGGTTCGGCTTGACGGTGCCGAGAAGGCTTTCGAGCTGCAAGGGATCGCCAAGTTCACCGGGTCGAATGAAGACGACCAGGTCGAGGGCGGCGACGCCCAGAACGTCATTAAGGGCAAGCAGGGCAACGACACGCTGAAGGGCGGCGGCGGAGCCGACCAACTGTACGGCGATGAAAACGATGATCTGCTCGACGGTGGTGCTGAGAACGACCTGCTCTACGGCGGCACGGGCTTCGATCGCTACATTTTTGATGGATCCTTTGGAAATGACAAAGTCAGCGACAGCGATGGGCAGGGTGCACTGATCGTCGGGAATGTCACCCTCACAGGCGGCAAGCGGAAGGAGGGCAAGGCGTTCTACGAAGATGAGGCATCAGGCACCGTGTATGCGCGCTATGGCGGTACCGTGTCCATCGCAAAGAGGGGTGCCAAGGGTACGGTAACCCTAACTGACTGGTCGGATGGCGACCTGGGCATTCGCCTCGTGGATGAGATTCCGAAACCGAAGCGGATCACGTCGCCTATCGTGCTCGACCTTGACGGTGATGGGGTCGAGACCACATCGAAGGCGTCAGGCGTGCATTTTGACCACGCGGGCGATAGCTTCGCGGAGCTAACGGGGTGGGTCGGCGCCGACGATGCCTTGCTTGTCCGGGATCTAGACGGCGACGGTCGTATCACATCCGGCAAAGAGCTGTTTGGCAGCGAGACTTCCCTGAAGTCGGGCGCAAAGGCTGCGCACGGCTTTGCTGCGTTGGGGGAGTTGGACGAAAACTCGGACAAAAAGATCGATTCGTTGGACGGCGGCTACGCCAGTCTCGCCGTCTGGCGCGACAAGAACGGCAACGGTGTCACGGACGCTGGGGAGCTTGTCGCCTTAGCGGATGCAGGTATCCGCTCGATCAACACAGCGCACACCGCCTCAAAGGTCATTGATGCTCAAGGCAACGAGCATCGCCAGATCGGAAGCTTCACCAGCGTTGACGGCAGCGTTCGGTCCGCCACGGACGTCTGGTTCGCAGTGGACACCGCGGATAGCGTCTCTACGGAGCCACGGCATGATGTGCCAGCGGATATTGAGGTGCTGCCGGACATCGAGGGCTACGGTAAGCTGAAGTCGCTGCACCAAGCAATGGTCGAGGACGAGGCGCTTCGTCGTTTGGTGAGGGAGTTCGTCGAAACAACTGTGCGCGAGCGACGAGACATCCTTGTTCGAGACATCCTGTGGCGGTGGACAGGCGCAGACCGGTTCACGGCGGGCAGCCGTGGCCTCCACATGGGGGACGGTCGCTGGCTCTACATGGTTGAAGCGATAACCGGTGCTGGATTTACCCAGTATGCCGGTTTGAATGGGGGGGATGCTTCCAAGCCTGGGCCGAGCGCAGCTGTTGATATCCGAAGTATCAGCAGGGAGCTGTACGAGGCAATGTATGCCAAGCTTTCCTCTCAGTCGATACTGGCTCCATTATTTAAGGAGATTGCTTGTTCTTGGAGCGATGAAAGCGGCCAGTTCGTCTACGACTATTCCGCTGTATCACAAAAGATCATCTCGGCCCTAAAATTGGACCGGGCAGCGGGGCTGAACATGCTCGGCGATTTTGTGCGCGCTCTTCATGGGGATAGGCTGTTCACCCCGGAGGTTCATGCCTCGCTCAAATTGTTGTTTCAGTCGCAGGGGGCGGACGCACTTGCAGTGGTCGAAGCGAAGCCTGAAACTGGGTTTGGTCTTGATGCTAGCGGCCCGCGCCAAGGCGACGACATGATTCTTGGCACTAGCGCCGCCGATCAAATATTTGGCTACACCGGTAACGATGTTCTGCGTGGGCTTGATGGAAACGATGAATTAACGGGGTGGACCGGAAACGACGTCCTGGAGGGAGGGGCAGGCAACGATTCCCTGTACGGCAATGATGGAGCCGATACATATCTGTTCGGTAGCGGTTGGGGGCAGGACACTATATACAACATGGACGGTGACGGACCCGGCATCAATGCAGATAAGGTAGTTTTCGGGGCAGCAATTGACCCGGGGCAGATGGAGGTGAGCCGAGATGGCAGCCATCTCATCCTGTCGCTGAAAGGAACCTCAGATCGCTTGACGATTCGCGACTTCTTCGCGAAGGCCGAAGTGGGCAGCACGTCGATCGATAGATTTGAGTTCGCTGGTGGAGTCGTCTGGACTCCGGAAACCATCGATCGGATATTGCTCGTGAACGGTTCCGGCGCGGGCTACCTGCGTGGCTCAAGCTCTGGGGATGTCCTTACTGGAAGCGCCGGTAACGATGTCGTAGAAGCAGCGGGTGGGCACGACACCTTGCGTGGGGGCGGCGGCAGTGATGAGCTATTCGGTCAAGAGGGCAACGACACCTTGGACGGAGGTGCTGGGGCTGATTTGCTGGATGGCGGCAATGAAGACGACACCTATGTTTTCGGCCTCGGGTCAGGCCACGACGTTATTCGGGAGGGCATCCTGGACGGGAGCGAAGGCGGCTTTGACACGCTGCGCATCACTGGGGTCGCTCCTGCGGCGGTCAAGGTGAGCCGTGACCGCACGGACGTCCTCATCGCACTGCCGGGGCACGTGGAGGGTCAAACCTATGTGTATGACAGCGTCCGTCTGCAAGATGTCATCAGTCCATCAGCCGAAAAGACTTCGGGAATTGACAGGGTCGTTTTCGACGACGGTTCAGTGTGGACCATGGATCAGATCAAGAAGATGCTCGTAGAAGGCACCGACGGAGATGACCTCATCCAGGGATTTGCAGGGTCCGATTCGATAGACGGGCGTGCCGGCAATGATCACCTGATCGGCCTGGGCGGAGCGGACACTTTACTCGGCGGTGCAGGCAACGATCACCTCGACGGCGGCGACGGGGATGACTACCTGGATGGGGGATCCGGCAACGATGTGTTGATCGGGGGGCGGGGACAGAACCTTTACCTCCTGACACCCGGGTCTGGTGAGGATGTGATCGGGGTCATCGGTGTAGATGGCGGTAAAGATATTGTGCTGGTTCCCTCGGAGATTGGCCTCGACAATGTTGAGGTGCTGCGGGACGGCGGCGACCTGGTGTTCAGGCTCAAGGGAACGCTCGACAGCATCCGATTCCCTGCGATCTTGAAGAATGGCGGCGAAATCGTTCGCGGCTACGCTATTGAACTCCGTTCCCAAAGCGGTGAGAGTCGAGATCTCGATGCGTTGAAGATTGGCCTCCTGCGCGGCGGTGACGGGGACGACAAGCTGTTCGGATACAGCTCGGACGACGTCCTGACCGGGGGCGCAGGTGATGACATCCTCCAAGGAGAGGAGGGTTCAGACATGCTCGAAGGCGGATCGGGGGCCGACGTTCTCCTAGGTGGTGCCGGTGACGACCAGCTTGAGGGCGGGGACGGGATTGACGACTTGACGGGCGGCCTGGGGAATGACCGCTTGGCGGGTGGCGCTGGCGACGACTTGTTGCATAACGATGAGGGCAACGACACCTTCGTCTTCGGGTTCGGTGATGGCAACGACGTTGTTTATGAAGGCGACTTTGGCGAGTCCAGGGACCGAGTGGTGCTGAAGGAAGGGGTCCTTCCGGAGCATGTGACATTGGAGTGGGGTGACAGCCTGGGCTTTGATGAGGTGCGACTGCGTCTCACGCCCACCGGCGAATCGATCTCGTTCCGCGTGGATCTGACAGGGAAGGACCATGGCATCGACTCCGTCGAGTTCGCTGATGGCACGGTCTGGACCGCCTCGTACCTGCGGGAGCAGCTGAATCGACCTACCGAGGGGGCCGACCGCATCAACGGCACTTCGGAAGGAGAAGTGATTCGTGGCTTCGGCGGCAATGACACGATCAGCGCTGGCGACGGAGACGACGTGGTCACTGGTGGTGCTGGCGACGACGTTGTCAGCACTGGGCCGGGAGCGGACACCATTGTGTTCAACCGCGGAGACGGTGTGGACAGCTACAGCAACTATGGGGAGTTCCGAGCTGAAGAAGACGTGCCGGATCGGTTGGTGTTTGGAGAAGGGATCTCTCAGGACGAGGTGAAGGTCTGGCGAGGGATCTACGACAGCCTGGTCGTCACCGTCGGTGGTCTCTCCGATCGACTGGAGTTTGTAGGGCTGCTCAGTCAGCCCGCTGCACTTTCCACGATCCGATTCGCCGATGGAGGCGTGTGGACCGGCGAGCGCATCTACGCCAACTTCGCCGGCACCATCGGTAGCGAAGGCGGGGACGTCCTTTCCGCAGATGAAGGCGCTCACGTCGTCTACGCACTTGGTGGGGACGACTCGTTGTCTGGCTCCATGGGGAACGACGTGTTGGACGGAGGAAGCGGCAAGGACATCATGGATGGCTCTGGCGGGGATGACGTGTACATCGTCGACAACACGTCTGACCGGGTGAGGGAGCGCGAAGGCGCGGGACACGATCGCATTGAATCGAGCATCACCTACACGCTGCCCAATCAAATCGACAGCGAGGTCGAAGATCTTTGGCTGACGGGTTCCTCGCATATCAATGCCACTGGTAACGCGCTGAACAACGAGCTGCGTGGGAATGACGGCAACAACCGTCTCAACGGCGGCGCCGGCGCCGACAACATGAGCGGAGGCAAAGGCGACGACACCTATGTGGTCGACAATACGCTCGACCTTGTGACGGAGGCAGCAAACGCCGGGTTCGATAAGGTGGAGTCATCGATCAGCTATGTTCTCGGCGCAAACCTTGAGAGCCTTGCCCTAACCGGCTCGGCCGCCATCAGCGGCACCGGCAATGACTTGGCGAACACGCTGCTCGGCAACGGCGCGGCGAATCGACTGGATGGGGGCAAGGGCGCGGACCAGATGACGGGAGGCGCTGGCAACGATGTCTACGTCGTGGATAACGCAGGTGATGTCGTCACGGAGGCCGGATCTGCCGGGGTCGACACCATCGAGTCCAGCATCAGCTGGAAGCTGAATGACAACGTGGAGAACCTCACTCTCACGGGGTCCACCAGCCTCAATGGCACGGGCAATAGTTTGTCTAACACCTTGCAAGGTAACGCCGCTGCAAACACGTTGGATGGCGGCGTGGGAATCGACACGCTCATCGGTGGCCGTGGCAACGACGTCTACCTGGTGGACCACACGAACGACAAGGTCACCGAGAGCGTCGGGGAGGGCATCGACACCGTGCGCAGCTCTGCGACGTACACCTTGGCTGCAGAATCGGAGATCGAGGTGCTGGAGCTGACCGGCTCCGGAACGATCAACGGCACTGGGAACAAGTTCGACAACACGCTGTGGGGTAACGATGGCGCCAACCTGCTCAAGGGCGGTGAAGGCAATGACACCTACCGAGGCAGGGGAGGCAACGACACGCTGTACGACACCTCCACCACCTCGAACGATGTCTACATCTGGGGCCGCCAGGGTGGAGCCGACAACGTCACTGACGTTGGTGGTACCGACCGGCTCAGCATCCTTGCCGGGGTGACAGCGGATCAGGTGTGGTTGCGCAAGAACGGCAATCACCTTGAACTGTCAGTGATCGGTACGACGGACACGCTCACCGTCACCAACTGGTACCTCAATCCGGCAAACCGGCTGGAGTCGTTCGTGTTGGCTGACCAGAAGGCCTTGTCGGCGGCCAATGTGCAGAAGCTGGTGGACGCGATGGCCTCCTTCGCGCCGCCGGCCGGTGGTCAGACCACCCTCCCGCCGAACTACCAGAGCTCTCTGGGCGCGACGATCGCGGCCAACTGGGTCTGA
- a CDS encoding SOS response-associated peptidase, whose amino-acid sequence MNYVPVRSNARLLAAFGIGLPSEDWRPELWPRYQGPIVRRDAECIDLGLESIAATWGLLPWWAKAPKIAWSTVNARAEEVESKASYRDAWKRGQRCVIPMESFFEPNWESGQHVRWRFWRGDGAPMGIAGLWERWRPKEQDGEELITFTALTVNADDHPLMRRMHKPGEEKRMMAILSEEQYAPWLGAPLQEARRLLSTYPAEALDAEPAPLPTKAAQQTGLNGEASLDL is encoded by the coding sequence GTGAACTACGTCCCGGTTCGCAGCAATGCGCGGCTGCTCGCTGCGTTTGGCATTGGGCTGCCAAGCGAGGACTGGAGGCCGGAGCTGTGGCCGCGCTACCAGGGGCCGATCGTCCGGCGGGACGCCGAGTGCATCGACCTGGGCCTGGAGTCGATCGCCGCCACCTGGGGTTTGCTGCCGTGGTGGGCCAAGGCGCCGAAGATCGCCTGGTCGACCGTCAATGCGCGTGCGGAGGAGGTGGAAAGCAAGGCCTCGTACCGGGACGCTTGGAAACGCGGCCAGCGCTGCGTCATCCCGATGGAGAGCTTTTTCGAGCCGAACTGGGAAAGCGGCCAGCACGTGCGCTGGCGCTTCTGGCGTGGCGACGGTGCACCGATGGGCATCGCCGGGCTCTGGGAGCGATGGCGGCCCAAGGAGCAGGACGGCGAGGAGCTGATCACCTTCACGGCACTCACCGTCAACGCCGACGACCATCCGCTCATGCGGCGGATGCACAAGCCGGGCGAGGAGAAGCGGATGATGGCGATTCTGTCGGAGGAGCAGTACGCGCCCTGGCTAGGGGCACCCCTGCAGGAAGCGCGTCGCCTGCTCAGTACCTATCCGGCCGAGGCGCTTGACGCGGAGCCCGCGCCCCTTCCAACGAAAGCCGCACAACAAACCGGATTAAATGGGGAGGCGTCGTTGGACCTCTGA